In Lacrimispora indolis DSM 755, a genomic segment contains:
- a CDS encoding DUF5107 domain-containing protein, with product MEAVKIWEESIVIPTYEVGEADKNPMFLESRVYQGSSGKIYPYPTVEKIHDTRTDKTYQAVWLENEYLKVMILPELGGRIQRAFDKTNQYDFVYYNHVIKPALVGLCGPWISGGIEFNWPQHHRPTTYSPVDYMLLEHEDGSKTCRVCDVDQMYGTKGEASFTLYPGKAYIEIKGQLYNPTPMPQTFLWWANPAVPVNDHTQSVFPPDVHAVMDHGKRDVSRFPIATGVYYKHDYSEGVDISRYKNIPVPTSYMAEKSEFNFVGGYDYQVRAGILHVADHHISPGKKQWTWGCGDFGKAWDRNLTDEDGPYIELMTGVYTDNQPDFTWLKPMEEKTFTQYFMPYKAVGPVKNASIHAVINLETRENEIHVAAYGTQKYPDARILLTYGTETLLDETTLLSPVHIYEKTLHTGVEDETRLTLKVLSGERELVSYTPLKKEIPKLPDPAKAADDPEKIMTNEELYLTGLHIEQYRHATYKPDPYYIEGLKRDPGDIRINNAYGSLLMRRGCFKEGEEHFRKALKRAVWKNPNPYDSEPYYNLGLALWYQGKIEEAFEAFYKATWSVEQQEMGFYYLSCIESMRGNYESALEFADKGLVRNTHNVKARALKAYLLRRLGRTEEAKALIARNLEVDPFDYVSWLESSYLEPDRQEEIRAKTSRLARGFHENYLMAARHYGEFGAYEAAVETLDQCSRKWPMLYYYKAFYQDLMGIDGAEALKQAEGCTTDYCFPNKLEDILVLKFAAKKNPEGANAYYYLGNLFYDKLQYRTALSYWEHSARLNPRFPTVWRNLSLAYYNKEKDRESAGKAMEKAYSLNPADARVFLELDQLYKKLDMPVWERLKRYEAARDVFMKRDDLMIEYATLLNLLGRYNEAYEFIMNHKFHPWEGGEGKVTAQYVVSLVELARQAMETKEWGRAEEYLTKALKYPENLGEGKLEGTKDNHINYYLGVVMENLGKAEEATAYYEAAGVGTDEPAGMMYYNDQPADMIYYQGLAKEKLGKPVEARARFYKLLDYGEQHMSDSMKIEYFAVSLPDFLIYEEDLNKKNKAHCSYLTGLGKMGLGDTEGAKAAFMETIRLDNAHLNAIRYLNMI from the coding sequence ATGGAAGCAGTAAAAATATGGGAGGAATCCATCGTCATTCCCACTTATGAGGTGGGGGAAGCAGATAAAAACCCGATGTTTCTGGAAAGCCGTGTTTATCAGGGAAGCTCCGGAAAGATTTATCCTTATCCTACTGTCGAGAAGATCCATGATACCAGGACGGACAAAACCTATCAGGCGGTCTGGCTGGAAAATGAATACTTAAAGGTAATGATACTCCCGGAGCTTGGCGGAAGGATCCAACGGGCCTTTGACAAAACCAATCAATATGATTTCGTTTATTATAACCACGTTATAAAGCCTGCCCTGGTAGGACTCTGCGGCCCCTGGATCAGCGGCGGAATCGAATTTAACTGGCCCCAGCACCACCGGCCGACCACCTATTCCCCTGTGGATTATATGTTGCTGGAACATGAGGATGGTTCCAAAACCTGCCGGGTCTGTGATGTGGATCAGATGTATGGAACCAAGGGGGAGGCCAGCTTCACCCTGTATCCCGGAAAGGCTTATATAGAGATAAAGGGCCAGCTTTACAACCCCACGCCAATGCCCCAGACCTTTTTATGGTGGGCCAACCCGGCGGTCCCGGTCAACGATCATACCCAGTCTGTTTTTCCTCCGGATGTCCACGCCGTCATGGATCATGGAAAACGGGATGTATCCCGTTTCCCCATTGCAACGGGAGTTTATTATAAGCATGACTACAGCGAAGGCGTAGATATTTCCCGCTATAAGAACATTCCGGTTCCCACCTCCTACATGGCGGAAAAGAGTGAGTTTAACTTTGTAGGAGGCTATGATTACCAGGTGAGGGCAGGAATCCTTCATGTGGCCGACCATCACATTTCCCCTGGCAAGAAACAGTGGACCTGGGGCTGCGGCGATTTCGGAAAGGCCTGGGACCGGAATTTAACCGATGAGGATGGCCCCTACATTGAGCTGATGACCGGTGTTTACACAGATAACCAGCCGGATTTTACCTGGTTAAAGCCTATGGAGGAAAAAACCTTTACCCAGTATTTCATGCCTTATAAAGCCGTTGGTCCCGTGAAAAACGCCTCCATTCACGCCGTCATAAACTTAGAGACAAGGGAAAATGAGATCCATGTTGCCGCATACGGAACCCAGAAGTACCCTGATGCACGGATCCTGCTGACTTACGGCACGGAAACGCTGTTAGATGAAACCACCCTTCTTTCTCCGGTTCATATTTATGAAAAGACGCTGCATACGGGGGTGGAGGATGAGACAAGGCTGACTCTTAAAGTCCTTTCCGGAGAAAGGGAGCTGGTTTCCTATACTCCTTTAAAGAAGGAGATTCCAAAGCTTCCCGACCCGGCCAAAGCGGCCGATGATCCGGAAAAGATCATGACAAATGAAGAATTGTATCTGACTGGGCTTCACATTGAGCAGTACCGTCACGCCACTTATAAGCCGGATCCTTATTACATAGAAGGCTTAAAAAGGGATCCAGGGGATATTCGCATCAATAACGCCTACGGCTCCCTGCTCATGCGCAGAGGCTGTTTTAAGGAAGGAGAGGAGCATTTTAGGAAGGCGCTGAAACGGGCAGTCTGGAAAAATCCCAACCCTTACGATTCCGAGCCCTACTACAATCTGGGCCTGGCGCTTTGGTATCAGGGAAAGATTGAAGAAGCTTTTGAAGCCTTCTATAAGGCCACATGGTCGGTTGAGCAGCAGGAAATGGGCTTTTATTATCTTTCCTGCATCGAATCCATGAGAGGTAATTATGAAAGCGCCCTGGAATTCGCAGATAAGGGACTGGTAAGGAATACTCATAATGTAAAGGCCAGAGCCTTAAAAGCCTATCTTTTGCGCAGGCTTGGCAGAACGGAAGAGGCCAAAGCCCTCATTGCAAGGAATTTAGAGGTGGATCCCTTTGATTATGTATCATGGCTGGAATCCTCATATCTGGAGCCGGACCGCCAGGAAGAAATCAGGGCAAAGACCAGCCGGCTGGCCAGAGGCTTTCATGAAAATTACTTAATGGCAGCCAGGCATTATGGGGAGTTCGGCGCATATGAAGCTGCTGTAGAGACCCTGGACCAGTGTTCCCGGAAATGGCCCATGCTCTATTACTATAAGGCCTTTTATCAGGATCTTATGGGAATAGACGGGGCAGAAGCCTTAAAGCAGGCCGAAGGCTGCACCACAGATTACTGCTTCCCCAATAAGCTGGAGGACATTTTGGTGTTAAAGTTTGCTGCAAAAAAGAACCCGGAAGGAGCCAATGCCTATTATTATCTGGGAAATTTATTTTACGACAAGCTTCAGTACCGTACCGCCCTTTCTTACTGGGAGCATTCTGCCCGGCTGAATCCCCGGTTTCCAACTGTGTGGAGAAATTTATCACTGGCCTATTACAACAAGGAAAAGGACAGGGAAAGTGCCGGAAAGGCCATGGAAAAAGCCTATAGCTTAAACCCGGCCGATGCCAGAGTATTCCTGGAACTGGACCAGCTTTACAAAAAGCTGGATATGCCGGTATGGGAACGTCTGAAAAGATATGAAGCCGCAAGAGATGTATTTATGAAGCGGGACGACTTAATGATTGAATATGCAACCCTTTTAAATCTTCTGGGCCGTTACAATGAGGCTTATGAATTCATTATGAACCACAAATTCCATCCGTGGGAAGGCGGGGAAGGAAAGGTAACCGCCCAGTATGTGGTTTCCCTTGTGGAGCTGGCCCGGCAGGCCATGGAAACAAAGGAATGGGGCAGGGCGGAAGAATACTTAACAAAAGCCCTGAAATATCCGGAAAATCTGGGAGAAGGGAAGCTGGAAGGAACAAAGGACAATCATATCAATTATTATCTGGGTGTGGTCATGGAGAATCTGGGAAAGGCGGAGGAAGCAACGGCCTACTATGAAGCGGCCGGCGTGGGAACGGATGAACCGGCAGGCATGATGTATTACAATGACCAGCCTGCGGATATGATCTATTACCAGGGGCTGGCAAAGGAAAAGCTGGGAAAACCGGTGGAGGCCAGAGCCAGATTCTATAAGCTGCTGGACTATGGGGAGCAGCATATGTCTGACAGCATGAAGATCGAATATTTTGCCGTATCCCTGCCTGATTTCCTGATTTATGAAGAAGACCTGAATAAGAAGAATAAGGCGCATTGCAGCTATCTTACAGGGCTTGGGAAAATGGGGCTTGGAGATACAGAAGGGGCAAAGGCGGCTTTCATGGAGACCATAAGGCTGGATAACGCTCATTTAAACGCAATCAGGTATTTGAATATGATATAA
- a CDS encoding helix-turn-helix domain-containing protein, producing MLSTERGVISGSDYYVYTPSAQAKKIFLYPINMGLFRYEPGYSLHRNSYDSFLIMFIRRGECQVETGGRVYHAGGGQVVMLNCFEPHAYWTTTGWEAEWLHFDGIGAAGYYDAILDGGPPVISLRDTYRLEKYLHKIYLQFRECISVKEAWLNNYIVNILTELLVNRDFEHSENVSSSIIEDTIAYINEHLTDPLTLKDLADQASLSPFYFSRLFKKESGFSPHEYVIAARVNNAKFLLKSLDISIKDICFSTGFTSESSFCTTFKKVTGITPSEYRFSIRN from the coding sequence ATGCTGTCTACAGAACGGGGGGTCATCTCAGGGTCAGATTATTATGTTTACACGCCCAGCGCCCAGGCAAAAAAAATCTTCTTATATCCCATCAACATGGGACTTTTCCGGTACGAACCCGGCTATTCCCTTCATCGGAATTCCTATGACAGCTTCCTCATCATGTTTATCCGAAGAGGAGAATGCCAGGTGGAAACAGGTGGACGGGTCTATCATGCAGGCGGAGGGCAGGTAGTGATGTTAAACTGCTTTGAGCCTCATGCCTACTGGACAACAACGGGCTGGGAAGCGGAATGGCTCCATTTTGACGGCATAGGTGCGGCAGGATATTATGATGCAATCCTGGATGGCGGCCCTCCTGTCATTTCCCTGAGGGATACCTACCGTCTGGAAAAATATCTGCACAAAATTTATCTGCAGTTTCGGGAATGTATTTCCGTCAAAGAGGCCTGGCTGAACAATTACATTGTTAATATTCTAACGGAGCTTTTGGTCAACAGGGACTTTGAGCATTCAGAAAACGTTTCTTCCAGCATCATTGAGGACACCATTGCCTACATCAACGAACATTTGACTGATCCTCTTACCCTGAAGGATTTGGCGGACCAGGCTTCCTTAAGCCCTTTTTATTTCAGCCGGCTGTTTAAAAAGGAATCCGGATTCTCACCTCACGAATATGTGATCGCTGCCAGAGTCAACAATGCCAAGTTCCTTTTAAAGTCCCTGGACATCTCCATCAAGGACATCTGCTTCAGCACAGGCTTTACCAGTGAAAGCAGCTTTTGCACCACATTTAAAAAGGTGACGGGAATCACGCCTTCCGAATACCGTTTTTCTATCAGGAACTGA
- a CDS encoding arabinose ABC transporter substrate-binding protein — translation MKKTAAIILAAAMAMGLTACSGFSDEKAEATTTAGTAETTAGGTQTEEKTQAQAEGKGVVYGIYKAGDQTWFIDEGAAAQKAVEEKGDEFIYVDAKMSPEEYLKAIDNAIANKAKGIVTCIPDQTMSQAVVDKCEEAGIPIVAADDALQTEAGEKIAPWVGINAYVIGEANGQWLADYANENNLAGDPECGLLILTMDTVSSCVPRAEGEYDKFTEVSPDFAKERIYKADYDGTTDKGNVAATSVITAHPEIKKWLVTGANEEGTIGAVRALESAGLDADATVVGLGAYMAKDEWNNKGADGTCMKAAAYFSSDSVGAGSVNVLYDVISGKEVPKETAVDAVIVTPENYKEVMGKAAE, via the coding sequence ATGAAAAAAACAGCAGCAATTATTTTGGCGGCAGCAATGGCAATGGGGTTGACAGCCTGCAGCGGATTTTCCGATGAAAAGGCGGAGGCAACCACAACAGCGGGTACGGCAGAGACAACGGCAGGCGGTACCCAGACAGAAGAAAAAACCCAGGCTCAGGCAGAGGGAAAGGGTGTTGTTTACGGGATTTACAAGGCTGGGGATCAGACCTGGTTCATTGACGAAGGAGCAGCGGCTCAGAAGGCAGTGGAAGAAAAGGGCGATGAATTTATCTATGTGGATGCAAAGATGAGTCCGGAAGAATACTTAAAGGCAATTGACAATGCCATTGCCAATAAAGCAAAGGGAATCGTTACCTGCATCCCGGACCAGACCATGTCCCAGGCGGTGGTTGATAAATGCGAGGAAGCAGGAATTCCTATTGTAGCAGCCGATGACGCGCTTCAGACAGAGGCGGGAGAAAAGATCGCTCCATGGGTGGGCATTAACGCTTATGTGATCGGAGAGGCCAACGGCCAGTGGCTGGCGGATTATGCCAATGAGAATAATCTGGCAGGGGACCCGGAATGCGGACTGCTGATTCTGACCATGGATACCGTTTCCTCCTGTGTTCCCAGGGCGGAAGGCGAATACGATAAGTTTACGGAAGTAAGTCCTGATTTTGCAAAAGAGCGGATCTATAAGGCCGATTATGACGGAACCACGGACAAAGGAAATGTGGCAGCTACCTCAGTGATTACCGCTCATCCGGAAATCAAGAAATGGCTGGTAACCGGAGCCAATGAGGAAGGCACCATCGGTGCGGTACGCGCCCTGGAGAGTGCAGGTCTGGATGCCGATGCAACAGTAGTGGGCCTGGGAGCTTATATGGCAAAGGATGAATGGAACAACAAGGGAGCTGACGGGACTTGTATGAAAGCAGCGGCCTACTTTTCTTCTGATTCCGTTGGAGCAGGTTCAGTCAATGTTTTATACGATGTGATCAGCGGAAAAGAGGTTCCAAAGGAGACAGCCGTAGATGCGGTGATCGTTACCCCCGAAAATTACAAGGAAGTAATGGGCAAAGCAGCGGAATAA
- a CDS encoding ABC transporter permease, translated as MGTNKKSRIRINGDKIVLLAAIAVVFGLFTSLNRNFLSVTNLINILVAASLVGLVAVGHTYLIIAGQNDLSPGSVAAFSGVVAALLVGKGVPFGAAVLLTIAGGVLIGIFNAFMVNRIHLEAFIATLVTQSIIRGFAYIICGGKPVSISNKTFLILGKARIMNIPLSVWIMVICIIIFGIILSKTKFGRSVYAIGGSMEAARLAGLNPKRIITTCYVMMGVLCSIGGIIFAARMNSGQPAANVNLEFDAITAVILGGVSFIGGVGNMGGTILGIILIQSFNTGLTMVNVPSFWQFVAKGGLLLFALATDYLRKQKRERDLLAASMKNL; from the coding sequence ATGGGAACAAATAAGAAAAGCAGAATCAGGATAAACGGAGACAAGATCGTACTGCTGGCGGCAATTGCAGTGGTATTCGGGCTTTTTACCTCTCTGAACAGGAACTTTCTTTCGGTTACGAATTTAATCAATATTCTGGTAGCGGCTTCCCTTGTGGGGCTGGTGGCTGTGGGACATACATATTTAATCATTGCAGGGCAGAATGATTTGTCCCCCGGCTCTGTGGCGGCCTTTTCCGGTGTTGTGGCGGCCCTGCTTGTGGGGAAGGGAGTTCCTTTCGGCGCAGCAGTGCTTCTGACTATTGCCGGAGGCGTCCTCATCGGAATTTTCAATGCCTTTATGGTAAACCGGATTCATCTGGAGGCCTTTATTGCAACTCTGGTGACCCAGTCCATTATCAGGGGCTTTGCCTATATCATATGCGGCGGAAAGCCGGTTTCCATCAGCAATAAGACCTTTCTCATCCTGGGAAAAGCCAGGATAATGAACATTCCCCTTTCCGTATGGATCATGGTGATCTGCATTATCATTTTCGGCATCATCCTGTCCAAAACCAAATTCGGAAGAAGTGTTTATGCCATTGGCGGCAGCATGGAAGCAGCCAGACTTGCCGGATTAAATCCCAAAAGGATCATCACCACCTGCTATGTGATGATGGGAGTCCTCTGCTCCATCGGCGGGATCATTTTTGCGGCCCGCATGAATTCCGGCCAGCCGGCGGCCAATGTGAACCTGGAATTTGACGCAATTACAGCGGTTATTCTGGGCGGCGTATCCTTTATCGGAGGAGTGGGAAATATGGGGGGAACCATCCTTGGAATTATCTTGATCCAGTCTTTTAACACGGGTCTTACCATGGTAAACGTTCCCAGCTTCTGGCAGTTTGTGGCAAAGGGAGGCCTTCTCTTATTCGCCTTGGCAACGGACTATTTGAGAAAGCAGAAGAGAGAGCGGGATTTACTGGCAGCATCCATGAAAAATTTATAG
- a CDS encoding sugar ABC transporter ATP-binding protein — protein sequence MGSVLEFQNISKYFPGVKALDQVSFQAHSGEVLAFLGENGAGKSTLLKVLNGDYQPTGGKYLLDGVEKHFQSPHEAIEEGISVIYQERQILLELSVAENIYLGRMPVNRLGFIDTRKANEMTEKIIEDFGLPISPTVKVKDLSIAYQQMVEIMKAYSRENLKVICFDEPTASLSDSEIESLFKIIGKLKEEGKIIIYVSHRMDELRRITDKAVIFKDGRYVATVETGKVPEAELIRMMVGRDLGDIYRNLDRNKVIGDVLLEVKNLSSDYVKENSFVLRKGEVLGFSGLVGAGRTELMRAIIGADEAKSGEIYLEGKKIHNRSPHEAMEQGIVLVPEDRKLQGILSNLSVSDNMNIAMLDTNSNKLGFVSREKEEKLALDGIRDFKIKTPSPDKKIVELSGGNQQKCIVARWISTNPKVLILDEPTKGIDVGAKSEFYHMICKFAKEGLGIILISSELPEVIGLSDRIIVMKSLRITGEIAASEATESKLLSLGMIGEVQE from the coding sequence ATGGGGAGTGTATTGGAATTCCAGAACATATCCAAATATTTTCCCGGAGTAAAGGCGTTGGACCAGGTATCCTTTCAGGCGCATTCCGGAGAGGTTCTGGCGTTTTTAGGGGAAAACGGGGCAGGCAAGTCCACTCTGTTAAAGGTGCTTAATGGGGATTACCAGCCTACCGGGGGAAAATATCTTCTGGATGGGGTGGAAAAGCACTTTCAGTCCCCTCATGAGGCCATTGAGGAAGGGATTTCCGTCATATACCAGGAGCGGCAGATCCTTCTGGAATTGTCTGTGGCGGAAAACATTTATCTGGGGAGAATGCCTGTAAACAGGCTGGGGTTTATTGATACCCGGAAAGCAAATGAAATGACGGAGAAAATCATAGAAGATTTTGGTCTTCCAATCAGTCCTACCGTAAAGGTGAAGGATTTAAGCATCGCCTATCAGCAAATGGTGGAAATTATGAAGGCCTATTCCAGGGAAAACTTAAAGGTGATCTGCTTTGACGAGCCCACAGCCTCCCTGTCGGACTCGGAGATTGAATCCCTGTTTAAGATCATAGGAAAACTGAAGGAAGAAGGAAAGATCATCATTTATGTGTCCCACCGCATGGACGAGCTTCGGAGAATTACGGATAAGGCTGTAATTTTCAAGGACGGGCGCTACGTGGCAACAGTGGAAACGGGAAAGGTGCCGGAAGCGGAGCTGATCCGTATGATGGTTGGCCGGGATCTGGGTGATATTTACAGAAACTTAGACAGGAACAAGGTGATTGGTGATGTGCTTCTGGAGGTGAAAAATTTATCTTCAGACTATGTAAAAGAGAATTCCTTTGTGCTGCGGAAGGGAGAAGTGCTGGGATTTTCCGGCCTTGTAGGGGCGGGAAGGACCGAGCTTATGCGTGCCATCATCGGAGCAGATGAGGCGAAAAGCGGAGAGATTTATCTGGAAGGGAAGAAAATACACAACCGTTCTCCCCACGAAGCCATGGAGCAGGGAATCGTCCTGGTGCCGGAGGACCGGAAGCTCCAGGGGATCCTTTCCAATTTAAGCGTCAGCGACAACATGAACATTGCAATGCTGGATACCAATTCCAATAAGCTGGGGTTTGTCAGCCGGGAAAAGGAAGAGAAACTGGCCCTTGACGGTATCCGGGATTTTAAGATCAAGACCCCGTCTCCAGACAAAAAAATTGTGGAGCTTTCCGGAGGAAACCAGCAGAAGTGCATTGTGGCCCGCTGGATCAGCACGAATCCGAAGGTGCTCATCCTGGATGAGCCTACAAAGGGAATTGACGTAGGAGCAAAATCGGAATTTTATCATATGATCTGTAAATTTGCCAAGGAAGGGCTGGGAATCATTCTGATATCCTCCGAGCTTCCTGAGGTGATCGGCCTTTCGGACCGGATCATAGTCATGAAATCATTGAGAATCACAGGAGAAATAGCGGCATCGGAAGCAACGGAAAGCAAGCTTCTGAGCCTGGGTATGATTGGGGAGGTACAGGAATAA